Sequence from the Spirochaetota bacterium genome:
TAAACTCAGCAAAAGAATTTATAAATAATAGAACCGATACAATTCAAAACACAATTTACTTCTCAACTTTAAGAGATTGTATTAAGATATCTCTTATGATTAAAGATATCACGTCATTGAAAGAATGTTTAGATCAAATTATTAATACTGTAAAAATGGATATAGCAGCGATTACTGATAAAAATGGTATTGTTATATACAGAGGGCATAATCCTGTAATCTTTGGAGATGATCAAAGCAATGATCAAATTATTAACAAAGTATTAGCGAGCAAAAAGATTGTTTGCGGGTTTATATTAGTACCGCAATCGGATTTAATAAATGAAGGAAGGCACATTGAGAAGCGTATAAATTATAACATAGAGAAAGCAGATAAAGGGGGATATGCTATGATACTAAAGGCAGCAGCACCGATATGGAGTGATAATGGCGATTTTATTGGCATTTTATATGGAGGAGATATCATAAACCAAAATTTCCATCTTGTCGATAAAATAAAAAAAATTGTATATAATAAACACAAAGGCATGGATATAGGGAGAGTATCGATCTTCCAGAAGGATATTCGTATTGCTACAAATGTTCCTACAGATGATGGAGAAAGAGCTGTGGGCACAAGGGCTTCAAAAGAGGTATACAAAAAAGTCATAGAAAATGGCAATCAGTACATTGGGAGAGCCTATGTTGTCAATTCATGGTATATAACAGGTTATTTACCGCTTAGAGACATTGATAAACAAATTATTGGAATGATCGGTTTGGGAATGATTGAACAACAATTTGTTGATATGAAGAGGGAAGCATTGCTTATTTTCCTTGGAGTTACAATGCTTGGTATGATCATAGTATTTCTTGTATCAAATATAATTGCCAACCGAATAACAAAACCAATAAAATTTTTAGTTAATGCATCTCAACAAATCTCAAAAGGTAATTTTACTTTAAGCGCAAAAATTGATTCAAATGATGAGATAGGAGAGTTAGAAAAATCATTTAACATAATGGCTTTTAAACTCCAGGAAAGGGACATAAAGATAGCAAAACAAACCCAACTGCAACTAATGCGTTCAGAAAAGTTGGCTGCTTTAGGTAGAATGGCAGCAGGGGTAGCCCATGAGATTAATAATCCATTAACAGGTGTTCTTATGTATGGGCACCTGCTACTAAAAAAATTCCCTGAAGACACTCAAAATTGGAAAGATATAGAAATAATCGTGAAAGAGACAACTCGTTGTCGTGAAATAATAAGCAATTTATTAAACTTTGCAAGAGAAAGCATTCCACACAAGGAATCAGCTAATATCAATGATGTTATCAAAGACACTATTTCTATTATCAAGAATCAAATATTTTTTGAGAAAATAAACCTAAAACTTAATCTATGTAACAATTTGCCTGACATTAAGATTGACATCAACCAAATTGAACAGGTTTTAATTAACATTATGCTGAATTCTGTTGAAGCCATGTCAGACGGTGGAGATCTAATTATTAAAACAAATATAAATGAAAATTATACCAATATTATTATATATATCACAGATACAGGATACGGTATTCCATATGAGTCTATAGATAAAATTTTTGACCCCTTTTTTACTACTAAAGAGATTGGGAAAGGGACAGGACTTGGACTCGCTGTAAGTTATGGAATAATTAAGAGACATGGTGGCCAGATTATTGTCGATAGCCAGGTTGAAATTGGCACAACATTTACAATAATATTGCCAATTGAATGTTTTAATAAAACTAATGATGAAGGTGTGTACGATGCATGAAAAAATGAGGATTCTTCTCATTGATGATGAACCAGTAGTATGCGGCAGTTGTGAACGCTTTCTAGGAGAAGAAGGATATGAAATAAAGACAACACTTAAGGGTAAAGAGGGTATAGAACTTATTAAAAATAATGAATTCGATATTGTTATAACAGATCTTAAGATGCCTGAGATATCAGGAATGGACATTCTGGAATTTACTAAAAAAAATTATCCAGAGATTCAGGTTATTATAATAACAGGGTATTCCACTATATCAAATGCAGTTGAAAGCATTAAAAAAGGCGCTTTTGATTATCTCCCTAAACCCTTCACACCTGACGAACTGCTTTCTGTTGTCAGAGACGCATCGATAAAAAGAATGCAATCACTGAAACATATATATAGATGTAAAGTTACTCCCCACAAATATGGACTGGATAATATAATCGGTATAAGTGATGAAATGATAAGGATATTTGAGCTAATTGAAAAAATTGCGCCTACAGATTCAACTGTTTTAATTACTGGTGAAAGCGGAACAGGCAAGGAACTGATCGCACGCGCAATATACAATCACAGTTCAAGAAAAGACATGCACTTTATTCCAGTTGATTGCAGCACCCTGGCTGAAAGTCTTTTAGAAAGTGAACTCTTTGGCCATACCAAGGGATCATTTACCGGAGCTTCCACTGGTAAACGCGGATTATTTGAAATTGCTGACAATGGTACACTCTTTTTGGATGAGGTATCCAATATACCAATGGATACCCAAAAAAAATTATTAAGGGTGCTGGAATCCCGTGAATTTAGACCAGTCGGTTCTGAGAAGGTCAAGAGGGTCGATATCAGGCTTATTGCAGCAACCAACCGTAATCTTAAAATGATGATAGAGAAAGAAAAATTTCGCGAAGACCTCTATTATAGATTAAATGTTTTTTCCATAGATGTTCCCCCTCTTAGGAAGAGACCTGAAGATATTCCAATACTAGCATATAATTTTTTAAGACAGATATGCCAAACCCTTGATAAAAGACCCAAAGAATTCTCTAAAGAAGCAATGGACATTATGATGAAATATAATTGGCCCGGGAATGTTAGAGAATTAAGGAACGCTATTGAAAGACTTGTTATTATCTCTGATGATGATCTTTTATCATCCGAAAATATAAATAATATTATAGATATTGATGAAAACAGCATTTCTAATAACACAAATAAATATTCAGCGCCTATGACAAATATCGAATTGAAAGAGAACAAAAAAAAAGCAAGGGAAAATGCAGTTATAGAAGTGGAAAAGACCTTTGTTATAGAAGCTCTAACTAGAAATAAATGGAATGTCACAAAAGCTGCCGAAGATACAGGCATGCAACGAACAAATTTTCAGGCATTAATGAAAAAATATAATATCAAACATCAAGATCCCTAAAAAATCATAACACCTAAACATTGGATTTTAACCTAAACAAGCCGAAAATAAATAAATTTAAAAGTGAGCGCCTTATAAGAAATAATGGGCGCACTTTATTTGCACTAGCCAGCATTTAATCTGACACTCTCATTTTCTTTTGTTGTCTGTAAGTTATTATCCAGCATCTTTTCTATAGCAATACTTTTCGAATCTAAAAATGTTTGCATAGGCGTTTTTCCGAAACAATATTTACCAGCATGTGTCCTCGCAACATTATATTCTTTTATCCAATTGTCAAGATCTTCTTGTAACTCTTCTAAATCTCTGTAAATCTTTTTTCTAAAAGCAATGCGATAAAATTCATTCAAAACTGTTTTATGAAATCGTTCACAAATACCATTCGATTGAGGACTCCTGGCTTTTGTCTTAGAATGATCGATATTCTCAACTGCTAAATACAGCTGATATTCATGGTTTTCCATTTTTCCACAATACTCAGTCCCTCTATCTGTTAATATCCTCAAAAGGGGAATCACTTGCTCCTTAAAAAATGGCAACACTCTATCGTTTAAAATATCCGCAGCTGTAATAGCAATTTTAGTAGTGTAGAGTTTAACAAAAGCAACCTTTGTATAAGTATCGATAAAATGGCCTTGCCCCAAAAAAGATGACACGAAGTTAAGCAAAAGAAACGATAATAAGCTTAACGGAGGAGTCAATGAAATCAAGAAGAAAATTTGACAAACAATTTAAGATCGATTCAGTAGAGTTACTGGAGAGAAGCGGTAAAACAAT
This genomic interval carries:
- a CDS encoding cache domain-containing protein; the protein is MIKDITSLKECLDQIINTVKMDIAAITDKNGIVIYRGHNPVIFGDDQSNDQIINKVLASKKIVCGFILVPQSDLINEGRHIEKRINYNIEKADKGGYAMILKAAAPIWSDNGDFIGILYGGDIINQNFHLVDKIKKIVYNKHKGMDIGRVSIFQKDIRIATNVPTDDGERAVGTRASKEVYKKVIENGNQYIGRAYVVNSWYITGYLPLRDIDKQIIGMIGLGMIEQQFVDMKREALLIFLGVTMLGMIIVFLVSNIIANRITKPIKFLVNASQQISKGNFTLSAKIDSNDEIGELEKSFNIMAFKLQERDIKIAKQTQLQLMRSEKLAALGRMAAGVAHEINNPLTGVLMYGHLLLKKFPEDTQNWKDIEIIVKETTRCREIISNLLNFARESIPHKESANINDVIKDTISIIKNQIFFEKINLKLNLCNNLPDIKIDINQIEQVLINIMLNSVEAMSDGGDLIIKTNINENYTNIIIYITDTGYGIPYESIDKIFDPFFTTKEIGKGTGLGLAVSYGIIKRHGGQIIVDSQVEIGTTFTIILPIECFNKTNDEGVYDA
- a CDS encoding sigma-54 dependent transcriptional regulator, producing the protein MHEKMRILLIDDEPVVCGSCERFLGEEGYEIKTTLKGKEGIELIKNNEFDIVITDLKMPEISGMDILEFTKKNYPEIQVIIITGYSTISNAVESIKKGAFDYLPKPFTPDELLSVVRDASIKRMQSLKHIYRCKVTPHKYGLDNIIGISDEMIRIFELIEKIAPTDSTVLITGESGTGKELIARAIYNHSSRKDMHFIPVDCSTLAESLLESELFGHTKGSFTGASTGKRGLFEIADNGTLFLDEVSNIPMDTQKKLLRVLESREFRPVGSEKVKRVDIRLIAATNRNLKMMIEKEKFREDLYYRLNVFSIDVPPLRKRPEDIPILAYNFLRQICQTLDKRPKEFSKEAMDIMMKYNWPGNVRELRNAIERLVIISDDDLLSSENINNIIDIDENSISNNTNKYSAPMTNIELKENKKKARENAVIEVEKTFVIEALTRNKWNVTKAAEDTGMQRTNFQALMKKYNIKHQDP